In Pectobacterium aroidearum, the following are encoded in one genomic region:
- a CDS encoding amino acid ABC transporter ATP-binding protein, which translates to MIHVNNLQKQFGDTHVLRGISCDIAPQEVLCLIGPSGSGKSTFLRCINALETLSGGEITVNGFAIHDQKTDINRMRESVGMVFQRFNLFPHMTVLENVIMAPMGVKKLPRAQAVERAKALLSKVGLLDKIDAWPNSLSGGQQQRVAIARALAMEPTIMLFDEPTSALDPELVGEVLAVMKTLANEGMTMVIVTHEMAFAKEVADRVIFIDQGIIQEEGTPEAIFTHPSNPRTQAFLSKVL; encoded by the coding sequence GTGATTCACGTTAATAACCTGCAAAAACAGTTTGGCGATACCCATGTCCTGCGTGGTATTTCCTGTGACATCGCGCCTCAGGAAGTGCTTTGCCTGATCGGTCCATCCGGCTCAGGAAAAAGTACTTTTCTGCGCTGTATCAATGCGCTGGAGACCCTTTCAGGCGGCGAGATTACGGTCAACGGTTTTGCTATTCACGATCAGAAAACCGATATCAATCGGATGCGTGAAAGCGTCGGTATGGTGTTTCAGCGCTTCAATCTGTTCCCACACATGACGGTGTTGGAAAATGTGATCATGGCGCCAATGGGAGTGAAGAAATTACCCCGTGCACAAGCCGTTGAACGCGCTAAAGCGTTGCTCAGCAAGGTTGGTTTGCTGGATAAAATCGATGCCTGGCCGAACAGCCTGTCCGGTGGTCAGCAGCAGCGCGTCGCGATTGCCCGCGCGTTGGCAATGGAACCGACGATCATGCTGTTTGATGAACCGACATCTGCGCTAGACCCGGAACTGGTTGGCGAAGTGCTGGCGGTCATGAAAACGCTGGCTAATGAAGGCATGACTATGGTCATCGTGACCCATGAAATGGCATTCGCAAAAGAAGTGGCCGATAGAGTGATCTTTATCGATCAGGGGATTATTCAGGAAGAAGGCACACCAGAGGCGATTTTTACTCATCCAAGCAACCCGCGCACGCAGGCTTTCCTAAGCAAGGTACTGTAA
- a CDS encoding basic amino acid ABC transporter substrate-binding protein, protein MFKKLLFVGALCATALSTTVLPTSAFAAEPTYVVGSGGTYRPFEFENAQKELEGFDIDIIKAIAKAENFNIKLVNTPWEGIFATLNSGDRDIIISGITITDKRKQMVDFSAPYFPAEQSIVVPKGSTIDSIAALKDHKVGVVNSSTADVVVSDVLGKNSTSIKRFDNTPLMLQELYEDGVGAAVGDVGVVKFYIKTHPEKQFNLVSDAKFERQYFGIAVAKGNDQLREKINAGLKKIVADGTYAKIYQTWFDNNVPTLPAE, encoded by the coding sequence ATGTTCAAAAAACTGTTATTCGTTGGTGCGCTCTGCGCCACCGCATTATCCACAACCGTACTCCCAACCAGCGCCTTCGCTGCAGAACCCACTTACGTGGTCGGCTCTGGCGGAACCTATCGTCCCTTTGAGTTTGAAAACGCGCAGAAAGAGCTGGAAGGCTTTGATATTGATATTATTAAAGCGATCGCCAAGGCGGAGAATTTCAATATCAAGCTGGTCAATACGCCGTGGGAAGGTATCTTCGCGACCCTTAACTCCGGCGATCGCGACATTATCATCTCCGGCATCACAATTACCGACAAGCGTAAGCAAATGGTCGATTTCTCCGCGCCTTATTTCCCTGCCGAGCAGTCTATTGTGGTGCCTAAAGGTTCTACGATCGACTCGATTGCCGCATTGAAAGATCACAAAGTCGGTGTTGTGAACTCCAGTACCGCCGATGTCGTGGTCTCTGACGTATTAGGGAAAAACAGTACATCGATTAAGCGCTTCGATAACACCCCATTAATGTTACAAGAGCTGTATGAAGATGGCGTGGGCGCCGCGGTTGGCGATGTGGGTGTGGTGAAGTTTTACATTAAGACTCACCCTGAAAAACAGTTCAACCTGGTTTCCGATGCCAAATTCGAACGCCAGTATTTTGGGATCGCCGTAGCGAAAGGCAACGATCAACTGCGTGAGAAGATTAACGCCGGGTTGAAAAAAATCGTTGCCGATGGCACCTACGCCAAAATCTATCAGACCTGGTTTGATAACAACGTTCCGACCTTACCCGCAGAATAA
- a CDS encoding DUF3561 family protein, translating into MQNATQLTISKTRPAQEEDDGVSYLFMGAVTGFSFYWLAFSIPFLVYGSNTTFFFMLYTWPFFLALMPFSVLVGVGFSFLLRGYLFYTLFATGLTVICLFWLVFSFLTGW; encoded by the coding sequence ATGCAAAATGCCACGCAGTTAACGATTAGTAAGACTCGGCCAGCGCAAGAAGAGGATGACGGCGTTTCCTACCTGTTTATGGGGGCGGTGACGGGGTTCTCCTTCTATTGGTTGGCCTTTAGTATCCCTTTTCTGGTATACGGCTCTAATACCACGTTTTTCTTCATGCTCTATACGTGGCCGTTCTTTCTGGCGCTGATGCCGTTTTCGGTGCTGGTGGGGGTCGGGTTTAGCTTTCTGCTGAGAGGCTATCTTTTTTATACGCTTTTTGCGACGGGGCTGACGGTCATCTGCCTGTTTTGGCTGGTATTTTCTTTTCTGACGGGGTGGTGA
- a CDS encoding protein-L-isoaspartate(D-aspartate) O-methyltransferase: MVNKRIETLLAQLRQQGIQDERLLKAIEAVPRERFVDEAFEHKAYENTALPIGSGQTISQPYMVAKMTELLSLTPVSRVLEIGTGSGYQTAILAHLVQHVCSVERIKGLQWQAKRRLKQLDLHNVSTRHGDGWQGWASRGPFDAIIVTAAPPEIPRALLEQLDEGGVMVLPVGEQSQILQVVQRHAGEFIIQTVEAVRFVPLVKGELA; this comes from the coding sequence ATGGTAAACAAGCGTATAGAAACGTTGCTGGCACAGTTGCGCCAGCAAGGCATTCAGGACGAACGTCTGCTGAAGGCGATAGAAGCCGTACCCAGAGAACGTTTTGTTGATGAAGCTTTTGAACATAAAGCGTATGAAAACACCGCTCTGCCTATTGGTTCCGGCCAGACTATCTCGCAGCCCTATATGGTCGCGAAGATGACGGAGCTGCTCAGCCTGACGCCCGTATCCCGCGTGCTGGAAATTGGCACGGGGTCAGGTTATCAAACGGCGATTTTAGCGCATTTGGTTCAACACGTTTGCTCGGTCGAGCGCATTAAGGGGCTGCAATGGCAGGCCAAGCGCCGCTTAAAGCAGCTTGATTTGCATAATGTTTCTACCCGCCATGGCGATGGATGGCAAGGTTGGGCGTCGCGCGGGCCGTTTGACGCTATTATCGTTACCGCGGCACCGCCGGAAATTCCTCGGGCACTGCTGGAACAGCTCGATGAAGGTGGCGTAATGGTGCTGCCCGTCGGGGAACAGTCGCAAATACTGCAAGTTGTACAGCGCCATGCTGGCGAATTTATTATTCAAACGGTTGAAGCTGTTCGGTTTGTTCCTCTGGTCAAAGGGGAGTTAGCCTGA
- the rpoS gene encoding RNA polymerase sigma factor RpoS codes for MSQSTLKVNELHEDTDFDENGLDVFDDKALAEEDTNDNDSAEDELLSQGVPQRVLDATQLYLGEIGYSPLLTAEEEVYFARRALRGDVPSRRRMIESNLRLVVKIARRYNNRGLALLDLIEEGNLGLIRAVEKFDPERGFRFSTYATWWIRQTIERAIMNQTRTIRLPIHIVKELNVYLRTARELSHKLDHEPSAEEIAEQLDKPVDDVNRMLRLNERITSVDTPLGGDSEKALLDILADEKDNGPEDTTQDNDMKQNIVKWLFELNAKQREVLARRFGLLGYEAATLEDVGREIGLTRERVRQIQVEGLRRLREILQVQGLSIEELFRE; via the coding sequence ATGAGCCAAAGTACGCTGAAAGTTAACGAGTTACATGAAGATACCGATTTCGACGAAAATGGACTTGACGTTTTTGACGATAAAGCGCTGGCAGAGGAAGATACCAATGATAATGATTCGGCGGAAGACGAGCTGTTATCACAAGGGGTCCCACAGCGTGTCCTGGACGCAACACAGCTTTATTTAGGAGAAATCGGCTATTCGCCGCTTTTGACCGCAGAAGAAGAAGTTTATTTTGCCCGGCGTGCGCTGCGTGGTGATGTCCCATCGCGCCGCCGGATGATCGAGAGTAACCTGCGGTTGGTGGTGAAAATTGCCCGCCGTTACAACAATCGTGGTCTGGCCTTGCTGGATCTGATTGAAGAGGGGAACCTCGGCCTGATCCGTGCGGTTGAAAAATTCGATCCAGAAAGAGGATTCCGTTTTTCAACCTACGCAACCTGGTGGATTCGACAGACGATAGAACGGGCGATCATGAATCAAACCCGTACCATCCGTTTGCCGATTCACATCGTCAAAGAACTCAACGTTTATCTGCGCACCGCGCGCGAACTGTCTCATAAACTGGATCACGAGCCGAGTGCGGAAGAAATTGCCGAACAGCTTGATAAGCCTGTTGATGATGTCAACCGCATGCTGCGCCTGAATGAACGTATAACTTCTGTCGATACTCCGCTGGGCGGTGATTCGGAAAAAGCGCTGCTGGATATTCTGGCAGACGAAAAAGACAACGGACCTGAAGACACCACTCAGGATAACGATATGAAACAGAATATCGTTAAATGGTTGTTTGAGCTTAATGCCAAACAGCGTGAGGTGCTGGCGCGTCGTTTCGGCCTGTTAGGGTATGAAGCGGCTACGCTGGAAGATGTCGGTCGTGAAATTGGCTTAACACGCGAACGTGTTCGTCAGATTCAGGTTGAAGGCTTGCGCCGCCTGCGGGAGATTTTGCAGGTTCAGGGGCTGAGCATTGAAG
- the ispD gene encoding 2-C-methyl-D-erythritol 4-phosphate cytidylyltransferase: MQTPSLSPPDIVAVLPAAGNGSRMQNDRPKQYLTIGNDATGHKTILEHTIDALLRHSRVQRVVVVISPDDAFFHTLAIASDPRICTVTGGQQRADSVLAGLSAVADGAWALVHDAARPCLHQDDLTRLLAIVEQSDVGGILAAPVRDTMKRSTDGFIDRTVERNDLWHALTPQLFPTALLKQCLQRALQDGVAVTDEASALEYCGYRPQIISGRADNIKVTCPEDLALAEFYLTSLQ; this comes from the coding sequence ATGCAGACTCCCAGCCTTTCCCCGCCTGATATTGTTGCCGTTTTGCCCGCCGCGGGTAACGGCAGCAGAATGCAAAACGATCGTCCTAAGCAGTATCTGACGATTGGTAATGATGCAACCGGCCATAAAACCATTCTTGAACATACTATCGACGCGCTTTTACGCCATTCACGCGTGCAGCGTGTCGTCGTCGTTATCAGTCCCGATGACGCATTTTTTCATACTCTGGCGATCGCCAGCGATCCCCGTATTTGTACCGTAACGGGCGGGCAGCAGCGTGCCGATTCCGTGCTGGCAGGGCTATCCGCCGTTGCCGACGGCGCGTGGGCGCTGGTGCATGACGCGGCGCGTCCGTGTTTGCATCAGGACGATCTGACGCGCCTGCTGGCGATTGTTGAGCAGAGTGACGTTGGTGGAATTTTGGCCGCCCCGGTTCGTGATACCATGAAGCGCAGCACGGATGGGTTTATCGATCGCACGGTAGAACGTAACGATTTGTGGCATGCGCTGACGCCGCAGCTTTTTCCCACGGCACTGTTGAAACAGTGCCTGCAACGGGCGCTTCAGGATGGCGTGGCCGTCACAGATGAAGCCTCCGCGCTGGAATATTGTGGCTATCGCCCGCAAATTATCAGCGGGCGGGCGGATAATATCAAAGTCACGTGCCCAGAGGATTTGGCATTAGCTGAATTCTATTTAACCAGTTTGCAGTAA
- the nlpD gene encoding murein hydrolase activator NlpD, translating into MMNLRHIAACTVIVLGLAGCTNNNSKSAPISSVDGNTGSRGGMLSAPPSRISTTSESVATTSDGRIVYNRSYGNIPKGSYSGGNSYTVKRGDTLFYIAWITGNDYRDLAQRNNIPEPYSLNVGQSLNLGNGSGNNASGGGLTSGGGMLATTDATRGGVPTPPSSTQIQTTSVDSQSTNAYSGNQGKQNVGKMLPTAGATTTAPVSAPAAVASSNTAAVGSWRWPTDGKVIDSFSASEGGNKGIDIAGSRGQPITATASGRVVYAGNALRGYGNLIIIKHNDDYLSAYAHNDTMLVREQQDVTAGQKIATMGSTGTSSVRLHFEIRYKGKSVNPLRFLPQR; encoded by the coding sequence ATGATGAATTTGCGTCACATTGCTGCTTGTACGGTGATTGTCTTAGGATTGGCTGGATGTACCAACAATAATTCCAAATCCGCACCGATCAGCAGCGTTGACGGAAATACGGGCAGCCGAGGGGGAATGTTATCTGCGCCACCATCACGTATTTCAACGACGAGTGAAAGTGTTGCAACAACGTCCGATGGCCGGATTGTTTATAACCGCAGCTACGGTAATATTCCGAAAGGCAGCTACAGCGGCGGCAATTCCTACACCGTTAAACGTGGCGATACCCTGTTTTATATCGCCTGGATTACCGGCAATGATTACCGGGATCTGGCGCAGCGCAACAATATTCCTGAGCCATACAGCCTGAATGTGGGGCAATCGCTGAATTTAGGCAACGGATCCGGCAACAACGCTTCCGGTGGTGGCCTGACGAGCGGTGGTGGTATGTTGGCAACAACCGATGCCACCCGAGGTGGCGTACCGACGCCGCCATCAAGTACTCAAATACAAACTACATCGGTTGATTCTCAGTCAACTAATGCGTATTCTGGTAACCAGGGTAAACAGAATGTAGGTAAGATGTTACCTACGGCAGGGGCAACAACAACCGCTCCTGTTTCCGCACCAGCGGCTGTTGCCAGCAGCAATACGGCTGCTGTCGGCAGTTGGCGTTGGCCTACCGATGGGAAAGTCATAGATAGTTTCTCTGCTTCTGAAGGGGGAAATAAAGGGATTGATATCGCCGGCTCACGTGGGCAACCGATCACCGCAACCGCCAGTGGGCGAGTGGTGTACGCGGGCAATGCGCTACGTGGTTACGGAAATCTGATAATCATCAAACATAATGATGACTACCTCAGTGCCTATGCCCATAACGATACGATGCTAGTCCGTGAGCAACAAGATGTCACGGCAGGACAAAAAATCGCTACGATGGGCAGTACGGGCACCAGCTCAGTTCGCTTGCACTTTGAAATTCGTTACAAGGGGAAATCCGTAAACCCGCTGCGTTTTCTGCCGCAGCGATAA
- a CDS encoding amino acid ABC transporter permease has product MTGFRWEIIQEYAPLFMEGTWMTIKCTIICVILGTCWGLTLGLGRLAQAPHGPWKYILHYGVQWPVRIYISAFRGTPLFVQIMVVHFALVPLFINPRDGLLVTSNIMSVDVARTLRADYGAFLSCIVAITLNAGAYVSEIFRAGIQSIDRGQMEASRSLGMSYGRTMRKVILPQAFRRMLPPLGNNAIAIVKDSSLASAIGLADLAYAARTVSGAYATYWEPYLAISIVYWVITFLLSLLVRHMETRFGKSDSR; this is encoded by the coding sequence TTGACGGGATTTCGTTGGGAGATCATTCAGGAGTATGCCCCGCTATTTATGGAAGGCACCTGGATGACCATCAAATGCACTATTATCTGTGTCATTCTTGGCACCTGTTGGGGATTAACGCTCGGGTTAGGCCGCTTAGCGCAAGCACCGCACGGGCCGTGGAAATATATCCTGCACTATGGCGTTCAGTGGCCGGTGCGTATCTACATTAGCGCCTTTCGCGGTACGCCGCTGTTTGTACAAATCATGGTGGTGCACTTCGCGCTGGTGCCGCTATTCATCAACCCACGTGACGGATTGCTGGTAACCAGCAATATTATGTCGGTCGATGTTGCCCGCACGCTACGCGCAGATTACGGCGCGTTCCTCTCCTGCATTGTGGCCATTACGCTGAATGCGGGCGCCTATGTCTCTGAAATATTCCGCGCCGGTATTCAGTCAATCGATCGCGGCCAGATGGAAGCATCTCGCTCGCTCGGCATGAGCTATGGCCGCACCATGCGGAAAGTCATCCTGCCACAGGCTTTTCGCCGTATGCTGCCGCCGCTGGGTAACAACGCCATCGCGATTGTGAAAGATTCCTCGCTGGCTTCGGCGATCGGATTGGCGGATCTCGCCTATGCCGCTCGCACGGTATCAGGGGCTTACGCCACGTACTGGGAACCCTATCTGGCGATCTCTATCGTCTATTGGGTTATTACTTTCCTGCTCTCGCTGCTGGTGCGGCACATGGAAACGAGGTTTGGCAAAAGTGATTCACGTTAA
- the truD gene encoding tRNA pseudouridine(13) synthase TruD, which translates to MENSEQLVWLHGEPQATGSLKSAAEDFVVVEDLGFQPDGDGEQVLVRVRKRGCNTQFVAEMLAKFARLPLRAVSYAGLKDRHAVTEQWFCLHMPGKDTPDFSALALEGCDVLEVTRHRRKLRIGTLRGNHFTLVLRQVSDRREVDARLVLIAANGVPNYFGSQRFGRNGNNLEQARLWANNEIRVKERNKRSFYLSASRSAMFNQVVSARLAGEQEKTVLCGDALQLTGRGSWFVAKPDELETLQARLDAGELQITAPLPGDGELGTQDDARAFEELALAGQETLWSLVKRERVESARRAVLLYPQQMCWEWQDDTTVEVKFWLPAGSFATSVVRELLQSFQDADIGV; encoded by the coding sequence ATGGAAAATAGCGAACAACTCGTCTGGCTGCATGGCGAACCACAGGCTACCGGCTCATTGAAGTCCGCTGCGGAAGATTTTGTCGTCGTCGAAGATCTGGGATTCCAGCCAGACGGTGATGGTGAACAGGTATTAGTGCGCGTACGTAAGCGCGGCTGCAATACGCAATTTGTGGCTGAAATGCTGGCGAAATTCGCTCGCCTGCCGCTACGAGCCGTAAGCTATGCAGGTCTGAAAGATCGTCATGCTGTCACCGAACAGTGGTTTTGCCTGCATATGCCGGGCAAGGACACGCCGGATTTCTCTGCGCTGGCGCTTGAAGGCTGTGATGTGCTTGAAGTGACCCGCCATCGTCGCAAGTTGCGCATTGGTACGCTGCGAGGTAACCATTTTACTCTGGTGCTGCGTCAGGTCAGCGATCGACGCGAGGTTGATGCTCGTTTGGTACTGATTGCCGCGAACGGCGTCCCTAATTATTTCGGTAGCCAGCGTTTCGGGCGCAACGGAAATAATCTTGAGCAGGCGCGTCTTTGGGCGAATAACGAGATTCGGGTAAAAGAACGTAATAAACGTAGTTTTTACCTTTCCGCCAGCCGCAGTGCGATGTTTAATCAGGTTGTTAGCGCAAGACTGGCGGGAGAGCAGGAGAAAACCGTTTTATGTGGCGACGCATTGCAGCTAACAGGGCGCGGCAGCTGGTTTGTGGCTAAACCTGACGAACTGGAAACCTTACAGGCACGCCTTGATGCCGGCGAGCTCCAGATTACTGCGCCGTTGCCCGGTGACGGTGAGCTGGGTACGCAGGATGATGCACGAGCATTTGAAGAGCTGGCTTTAGCGGGACAAGAAACGCTGTGGTCTTTGGTCAAGCGCGAGCGGGTTGAATCGGCGCGGCGCGCGGTACTGTTGTATCCGCAACAGATGTGCTGGGAATGGCAGGATGACACGACCGTGGAAGTGAAATTTTGGCTACCTGCGGGTAGTTTTGCGACCAGCGTGGTACGTGAATTGTTGCAGTCATTCCAGGATGCTGATATCGGTGTCTGA
- the ispF gene encoding 2-C-methyl-D-erythritol 2,4-cyclodiphosphate synthase encodes MRIGHGFDVHKFGGEGPLVIGGVRIPYTQGLLAHSDGDVVLHAVTDALLGAAALGDIGKLFPDTDPAFKGADSRGLLREAWRRINEKGYQLGNLDVTIIAQAPKMAPHIPQMRVNLAEDLLCHMDDVNVKATTTEQLGFTGRGEGIACEAVALLVKKGTGEIVAW; translated from the coding sequence ATGCGTATCGGTCACGGTTTTGATGTCCATAAGTTCGGTGGAGAAGGTCCGTTGGTGATCGGTGGCGTGCGAATTCCTTATACTCAGGGCCTGCTGGCGCATTCCGATGGGGATGTCGTGCTGCATGCGGTGACGGATGCCCTGTTGGGCGCCGCCGCGCTGGGTGATATTGGCAAGCTGTTCCCTGATACCGATCCGGCTTTTAAAGGGGCGGACAGCCGTGGTCTGCTGCGTGAAGCCTGGCGCCGTATCAATGAAAAAGGCTATCAGTTGGGCAATCTGGACGTCACGATTATTGCGCAGGCACCGAAAATGGCGCCGCATATTCCGCAAATGCGCGTGAATCTGGCTGAAGATCTGCTGTGCCATATGGATGACGTCAATGTGAAAGCTACCACGACAGAACAGTTGGGCTTTACCGGTCGTGGTGAGGGTATTGCCTGTGAAGCCGTTGCCTTGCTGGTGAAAAAAGGAACTGGCGAAATTGTCGCGTGGTAA
- the ftsB gene encoding cell division protein FtsB, with protein MGKLTLLLLILLGWLQYSLWLGKNGIHDYVRVKDDVVVQQGNNAKLKDRNEQLFAEIDDLNGGQEAIEERARNELGMIKPGESFYRLVPESNHRNVNTAPSTNTPSNNTQR; from the coding sequence ATGGGAAAGCTTACGCTGTTATTATTGATATTGCTTGGCTGGCTTCAGTACTCACTGTGGCTGGGCAAGAATGGCATTCATGATTATGTTCGGGTGAAAGATGATGTTGTTGTCCAACAGGGAAACAACGCCAAATTAAAAGACCGTAACGAACAACTGTTTGCCGAAATTGACGATCTCAATGGCGGGCAGGAAGCGATTGAAGAACGCGCACGCAATGAGCTGGGTATGATCAAACCCGGTGAAAGCTTCTATCGTCTGGTTCCGGAATCGAACCACCGTAACGTGAATACGGCTCCATCTACTAATACTCCATCCAACAATACACAACGTTGA